In Uranotaenia lowii strain MFRU-FL chromosome 2, ASM2978415v1, whole genome shotgun sequence, one genomic interval encodes:
- the LOC129747545 gene encoding endocuticle structural glycoprotein SgAbd-5-like, with the protein MKFLIAFAVVLAVALAAPVDEKDAQIVKYDNDHQGIDGYNVAYETSNGISGKEQAELRKFPDDVAAIVVRGSYSYTGADGQVYTVNYVADENGFQPDAAHIPRA; encoded by the coding sequence ATGAAATTCCTGATCGCTTTCGCTGTTGTGCTGGCCGTGGCTTTGGCTGCCCCAGTCGATGAGAAGGATGCCCAGATTGTCAAGTACGACAACGATCATCAGGGAATCGATGGATACAATGTGGCCTACGAGACGAGCAATGGAATTTCCGGCAAGGAACAGGCTGAGCTGAGGAAGTTCCCCGATGATGTTGCTGCCATCGTTGTCCGTGGATCGTACTCCTACACTGGTGCCGATGGCCAAGTCTACACCGTTAACTATGTTGCAGATGAAAATGGATTCCAACCGGATGCTGCTCACATCCCACGAGCTTAA